Proteins from a single region of Fodinibius sp. Rm-B-1B1-1:
- a CDS encoding ABC transporter permease → MSSFFSKWSWKMAWRDARSNKKRLFVYISAIIIGVAAQVAITSFRDSLNNTIDNQSKELLGADLEIETEQPPPDTLTVYYDSLGGEQSRITEFPSMVLFPQSGNTRLANVRALKGNFPFYGTLETIPIEAATAFQSDSTALVDEALMTQLDIEVGDSIKVGEVTFAIGGAVTKIPGEAAAAAMVGPRVFIPGSMLEATNLVQRGSRIEYKQYFKFDDNRDMEAIEAQVDSLEESLAIDINIETVEERREEIGEAVGNLSKFLNLVGFIALLLGGIGVASSIHVYINQKIGTASVLRCFGASSNQTMSIFLIQSVVLGFLGALTGTLIGVGIQYLLPGLVSDFLPVNVELTTSWLAIGLGLFTGTGVALAFALLPLLALRKASPLYALRKIEGSITSLLSNKTKSMIYVAIALVVMGYATLLTADWMVGGLFTAGMIIAFGLLYLVAQLLITLIRQYFPSHWPYVWRQGLANLYRPNNQTTTLMLSLGLGMLLVSTLYFSQDMLMEELDFATRDDAPNLIFFDIQPDQNEGVNKLLGEKDIPILQNVPMVTMRLDSLRGQSTDAIDDDTTNNVRDWALRREYRSTYRDSLIDSETLLEGQFIGQAPDTGRVPVSAANEIVEDLNLSIGDELTFDVQGVPVAAYVSSIREVDFQRVQPNFFMLFPSGVLESAPQIFVTVSRAPTDEASASAQQAVVQEYPNVSAIDVSRILETINQFIDKISFAVQFMALFSIITGLIVLASSVATSRFQRIKESVLLRTLGASKKQIIQILSVEYLFLGILSALTGLILSVAATWLLGYFYFDITFVPNPWVIIIGTVVVTGLTILIGMFNSRSIYKKTPLEVLRMEAG, encoded by the coding sequence ATGTCATCATTCTTTTCTAAATGGTCATGGAAGATGGCCTGGCGCGATGCCCGATCTAACAAAAAACGACTGTTCGTTTATATTTCGGCCATTATTATTGGCGTAGCAGCACAAGTAGCCATTACTTCATTTCGGGATAGCCTGAACAATACCATTGACAACCAATCCAAAGAACTACTGGGGGCCGACCTCGAAATTGAGACCGAACAACCGCCCCCCGACACGCTTACGGTATATTATGACTCGCTCGGCGGTGAGCAATCCCGCATTACCGAATTTCCATCGATGGTGCTCTTTCCACAAAGTGGCAACACGCGCTTGGCCAACGTACGCGCCTTAAAGGGCAATTTCCCTTTTTATGGTACGCTTGAGACTATCCCCATAGAAGCAGCTACAGCTTTTCAATCTGATTCAACCGCCCTTGTCGACGAGGCCCTAATGACCCAGCTTGATATTGAGGTTGGTGACTCTATCAAAGTTGGAGAAGTAACTTTTGCTATTGGAGGAGCTGTGACCAAAATACCCGGCGAAGCAGCCGCAGCAGCCATGGTCGGTCCACGCGTATTTATTCCCGGATCAATGTTGGAGGCAACCAATCTTGTACAACGAGGCAGCCGCATTGAGTACAAGCAGTATTTTAAGTTCGATGATAACCGGGATATGGAAGCTATTGAAGCCCAAGTAGATTCTTTGGAAGAATCTCTGGCTATTGATATCAATATAGAAACGGTAGAAGAACGTCGTGAAGAGATCGGTGAAGCAGTCGGTAACCTCAGTAAATTTCTCAATCTGGTAGGATTTATTGCCCTGCTACTGGGCGGTATTGGGGTTGCCAGCTCTATCCACGTCTATATCAATCAAAAAATTGGTACCGCCTCGGTATTGCGATGTTTTGGGGCTTCTTCCAATCAGACCATGAGCATTTTTCTTATCCAGTCGGTTGTTCTTGGCTTTCTTGGTGCCCTCACAGGCACGTTGATAGGCGTGGGCATTCAGTACCTGTTGCCGGGTCTGGTTAGCGATTTTCTGCCTGTTAACGTAGAACTTACAACATCATGGCTGGCGATCGGCTTGGGACTTTTCACCGGTACGGGGGTGGCACTGGCTTTTGCCCTGCTTCCGCTGCTGGCCCTGCGAAAAGCTTCTCCCCTTTATGCACTACGGAAAATCGAGGGATCAATTACATCTCTGCTATCAAACAAAACAAAAAGCATGATCTATGTAGCCATTGCCCTTGTTGTTATGGGATATGCGACCCTGCTCACAGCCGATTGGATGGTGGGCGGATTGTTTACGGCAGGGATGATCATTGCTTTTGGATTACTCTACCTCGTTGCCCAGTTGCTTATAACACTCATTCGACAATACTTCCCTTCTCACTGGCCGTATGTATGGCGACAAGGACTTGCAAACTTGTATCGACCCAATAATCAGACAACTACCCTTATGCTTTCGCTCGGGCTGGGAATGTTGTTAGTGAGCACGCTTTACTTTAGCCAGGATATGTTGATGGAAGAGCTCGACTTTGCAACCCGCGATGATGCGCCAAATCTCATTTTCTTTGACATCCAACCGGATCAAAATGAGGGCGTTAACAAGCTACTTGGTGAAAAAGATATTCCCATCCTGCAAAATGTACCGATGGTAACAATGCGGCTCGACTCTCTCCGTGGACAAAGCACTGATGCCATTGATGACGACACAACCAATAACGTCCGCGACTGGGCCTTGCGACGTGAATACCGTTCTACCTATCGCGACTCCCTGATTGATTCCGAAACGCTGCTCGAAGGTCAATTTATTGGTCAGGCCCCCGATACCGGTCGTGTTCCTGTCTCCGCTGCTAATGAAATCGTCGAGGACCTAAACTTATCCATTGGTGATGAGTTGACCTTTGACGTACAGGGTGTACCTGTTGCAGCTTATGTCAGCAGTATTCGTGAAGTTGATTTCCAGCGCGTGCAGCCCAACTTCTTTATGCTCTTTCCCTCAGGCGTTCTGGAATCAGCACCGCAAATTTTCGTGACCGTTTCGCGGGCCCCTACGGATGAAGCTTCGGCATCAGCTCAACAAGCGGTCGTTCAAGAATATCCGAATGTCTCGGCTATTGATGTTAGTCGCATTCTTGAAACAATTAATCAATTTATTGACAAAATCTCTTTCGCCGTACAGTTTATGGCGCTCTTCAGCATTATTACCGGACTGATTGTGCTGGCCAGCTCGGTGGCAACCAGTCGTTTCCAACGCATTAAAGAAAGTGTACTGCTGCGTACTCTTGGAGCCAGCAAGAAACAAATCATCCAGATACTATCGGTGGAGTATTTGTTTTTGGGGATTCTTTCTGCCCTAACGGGACTTATTCTCTCAGTTGCAGCCACATGGCTATTGGGCTACTTCTACTTTGATATCACTTTTGTACCAAACCCTTGGGTAATTATCATTGGTACCGTAGTAGTTACAGGACTTACCATACTGATTGGTATGTTTAACAGCCGCAGCATCTATAAAAAAACGCCATTAGAAGTATTACGAATGGAAGCCGGGTAA
- a CDS encoding ABC transporter ATP-binding protein yields MALNPILEVTNLTQQFRNGDRNLTVLDHVDFLVEKGTTCSIVGPSGSGKTTLLGLCAGLDRPTTGEVTLNGVKLGPLDEDQRAEVRNKHVGFVFQTFQLVPTLTALENVMVPLELRGDKTSEVQHDAEELLEQVGLSDRMSHYPAQLSGGEQQRVAIARAFINKPKILFADEPTGNLDSETGGTIEDLLFDLNKARGTTLVLVTHDLSLAEKCQRIIRLKNGKIHKDNWIEHPQETEKV; encoded by the coding sequence ATGGCTTTAAATCCGATTCTGGAAGTTACAAATCTTACCCAACAATTTAGAAACGGCGACCGTAACTTAACCGTTTTAGATCACGTCGACTTTTTAGTGGAAAAAGGAACCACTTGTTCTATCGTTGGCCCCTCTGGCAGTGGTAAAACGACCTTACTTGGACTTTGCGCTGGACTTGATCGTCCCACTACAGGAGAAGTAACACTCAACGGGGTTAAACTTGGTCCACTGGATGAAGACCAGCGGGCGGAGGTACGTAACAAACATGTAGGCTTTGTTTTCCAGACCTTTCAACTCGTGCCTACCCTTACAGCCCTCGAAAATGTGATGGTTCCGCTCGAACTTCGGGGCGATAAAACATCCGAAGTACAACACGATGCCGAAGAATTGTTAGAACAGGTGGGACTTAGCGATCGGATGAGTCACTACCCTGCTCAGCTTTCGGGCGGTGAGCAGCAACGGGTAGCTATAGCACGAGCGTTCATCAACAAACCAAAAATTCTTTTTGCTGATGAACCTACCGGTAATTTAGATTCTGAGACCGGGGGGACAATTGAAGACCTGCTTTTTGATCTCAATAAAGCCCGAGGTACTACGCTGGTTTTGGTGACACACGACCTATCATTGGCTGAAAAGTGTCAGCGTATTATTCGTCTTAAAAATGGGAAGATCCACAAAGACAACTGGATAGAACATCCCCAGGAAACAGAAAAAGTTTAA
- a CDS encoding arylesterase, protein MKRLLTAVVFTFLLPTVMFSQDSPDRILFFGDSITAGYGVGEDQAFPAFIQQKIDSAGLAYKAINGGSSGETSAGGLRRIDWVLQQPVSVFVLELGGNDGLRGIDLDATKQNLQKIIDKVESKYPEAEIIITGMQVPPNLGPEYTQQFKEMYPELAKANGVKLIPYFLDDLGGDSELMQSDGIHPTKKGHKLLAKKVWEVLRPILEDRNRDSHTNE, encoded by the coding sequence ATGAAACGATTATTGACGGCTGTTGTTTTCACTTTTTTGCTACCCACGGTTATGTTTAGTCAAGATTCCCCTGATCGCATTCTGTTTTTTGGAGATAGTATTACCGCCGGATACGGTGTGGGAGAAGACCAGGCTTTCCCCGCCTTTATCCAACAAAAGATTGATTCCGCAGGCTTAGCTTATAAAGCTATTAATGGTGGTTCGAGTGGGGAAACATCGGCCGGTGGGTTACGCCGTATTGACTGGGTTTTGCAGCAACCCGTATCTGTATTTGTGCTCGAACTGGGGGGGAACGATGGACTCCGCGGTATTGACTTAGATGCTACAAAACAGAACCTGCAGAAAATTATCGACAAGGTAGAGTCAAAATATCCCGAAGCCGAAATCATCATCACAGGAATGCAGGTTCCGCCCAATTTGGGACCAGAGTACACGCAACAATTCAAAGAGATGTACCCGGAATTAGCAAAGGCTAATGGTGTCAAGCTTATTCCATACTTTCTGGATGATTTGGGCGGTGACTCTGAGTTAATGCAATCGGATGGTATTCATCCCACTAAAAAAGGACACAAGCTGCTTGCTAAAAAGGTTTGGGAAGTTTTGAGGCCTATTTTAGAAGATAGGAATCGTGATAGCCATACTAATGAGTGA
- a CDS encoding helix-turn-helix domain-containing protein: MSQPVQEENLKAIFGLKLRQYRELQELSTQELAKQSGLSASYINEIEKGKKYPKADKIMSLATALDVDYDEMVSLKLGKQLGQLSDLLKSNALHEMPLELFGIKTSDLIGLMGDDPAKFSALLQTLLEVARNYDVRVEHFLLAALRSYQELNNNYFEELEKAAESFLENKQWMDLPTIPYNQLKTLLETDYDYEIIESSFDSQPELQGFRSIYVPTESPKLFINDQLFPNQKAFVLGRELGYNILDLKERALTSSWIKVESFNQVLNNFKASYFSGAILMNRHTFVQKLQDFFNRDTWDSQPLLDMIDYFDTTPETFTHRLTQILPHYFGLDQLFFLRFHNMPGSQQYKLSKELHLSQLHNPHRVNPSEHYCRRWITITLLQKLADTDMHEASNQPLIDIQRSQFYGTENEYLCISFARPLALNEEANSCITLGLLDNNTLKKGVNFASDTDIKTRIVNESCERCPIPDCQERAAEPMISKKDQQQKKREKALQYFLEQHSE, from the coding sequence ATGTCGCAACCGGTACAGGAAGAAAATCTTAAAGCGATTTTCGGACTCAAACTCCGTCAATACCGAGAGCTGCAAGAACTTTCGACTCAAGAATTAGCTAAACAGTCGGGACTTTCAGCTTCGTATATCAACGAAATTGAGAAGGGCAAAAAATACCCTAAAGCCGACAAAATCATGTCGCTTGCTACGGCTCTCGATGTTGATTATGATGAGATGGTTTCCTTAAAACTGGGTAAACAGTTAGGCCAACTTTCTGACCTTCTGAAGAGTAATGCCCTTCATGAAATGCCACTCGAACTTTTTGGGATTAAAACCAGTGATCTTATTGGCTTGATGGGTGATGACCCGGCCAAATTTAGCGCCCTGCTGCAAACTCTTTTAGAGGTAGCCCGTAATTATGACGTGCGGGTAGAACACTTTCTGCTGGCCGCATTACGATCGTACCAAGAACTCAATAACAACTACTTTGAGGAGCTTGAAAAAGCCGCTGAATCTTTCCTGGAAAATAAGCAGTGGATGGATCTACCTACCATCCCTTATAATCAACTAAAAACACTTCTCGAAACTGATTACGATTACGAAATAATCGAAAGCTCATTTGATAGCCAGCCTGAATTGCAGGGCTTTCGATCCATATATGTCCCCACCGAATCGCCGAAACTTTTTATTAATGATCAGCTCTTCCCTAATCAAAAAGCCTTTGTGCTGGGACGCGAATTGGGATACAACATCCTTGACTTGAAAGAACGGGCTCTTACCTCTTCCTGGATTAAAGTAGAATCGTTCAACCAAGTACTAAATAATTTCAAAGCCTCTTACTTTTCAGGAGCTATCCTCATGAATCGACATACATTTGTTCAAAAGCTGCAGGATTTCTTTAATCGAGATACCTGGGATTCCCAGCCATTGCTTGATATGATCGATTATTTCGACACTACCCCCGAAACATTTACCCATAGGCTAACCCAAATTTTGCCTCACTATTTTGGCTTAGATCAACTATTCTTTTTACGATTCCATAATATGCCGGGATCCCAGCAATACAAACTTTCGAAAGAGCTGCACCTGTCTCAACTGCATAATCCTCATCGCGTTAATCCCAGCGAGCATTATTGCCGGCGATGGATCACCATCACGTTATTGCAAAAATTAGCAGATACCGATATGCATGAAGCGAGCAACCAGCCACTTATAGATATCCAGCGCTCCCAATTCTATGGAACTGAAAATGAATATCTCTGCATTTCTTTTGCACGTCCACTGGCTCTTAACGAAGAAGCCAATTCGTGCATTACGTTGGGCTTATTGGATAATAATACCCTGAAAAAAGGAGTGAATTTCGCTTCAGATACCGATATTAAAACCCGGATCGTTAACGAGTCGTGCGAACGGTGCCCTATTCCTGATTGCCAAGAACGCGCCGCCGAACCTATGATTAGTAAAAAAGATCAGCAACAAAAAAAGCGCGAAAAAGCTTTACAATATTTTTTGGAACAACATAGCGAATAG
- the aceA gene encoding isocitrate lyase has protein sequence MNTVKKLQNEWETNSRWKGIKRNYTAEEVLKLRGSVVIRQTLAEVGAARLWKLLNEEELVRALGALTGNQAMQQVKAGLKAIYLSGWQVAADANMAGNMYPDQSLYPANSVPEIVRKINQTLLRADQIHHMEGDKSTHWLAPIVADAEAGFGGVLNAFELMKAMIEAGAAGVHFEDQLASEKKCGHLGGKVLVPTSQFIKTLTAARLAADVLDVPTLVIARTDADAAQLLTSDIDPHDHKFLTGERSEEGFYYVRNGLDQAISRGLAYAPYADLVWCETSKPDLHEARIFADAIHEKYPDKLLAYNCSPSFNWKKNLTDTDIAIFQRELAAMGYKFQFVTLAGFHSLNYSMFNLARRYRDEGMAAYSELQEAEFAGEAYGYTATKHQREVGTGYFDTVKKSIDGKESSTLALSGSTEEAQFV, from the coding sequence ATGAATACGGTAAAAAAATTACAAAATGAATGGGAAACAAATTCTCGTTGGAAAGGGATTAAACGTAACTATACAGCCGAGGAAGTGTTAAAGTTGCGCGGATCGGTAGTAATTCGCCAGACGTTGGCAGAGGTTGGAGCCGCACGTTTATGGAAGTTGCTGAACGAAGAAGAATTAGTTCGGGCACTTGGAGCATTAACGGGAAATCAGGCCATGCAGCAGGTAAAGGCGGGGTTGAAAGCTATCTACTTGAGCGGTTGGCAAGTAGCAGCAGATGCAAATATGGCTGGAAATATGTATCCCGATCAGAGTTTGTATCCTGCCAACAGCGTCCCGGAAATTGTTCGAAAGATTAACCAAACGCTGCTGCGGGCTGATCAAATTCATCACATGGAAGGAGATAAGTCTACACATTGGCTTGCACCTATCGTAGCAGATGCCGAGGCGGGATTTGGCGGTGTACTGAATGCTTTTGAATTGATGAAAGCGATGATTGAGGCGGGTGCTGCAGGTGTCCACTTTGAAGATCAGCTGGCATCAGAGAAGAAGTGCGGCCACTTGGGGGGAAAGGTACTTGTTCCTACATCACAATTTATTAAAACGCTTACTGCGGCGCGTTTAGCTGCTGATGTACTGGATGTACCCACGCTTGTCATTGCCCGAACAGATGCTGATGCAGCCCAGCTGTTAACGAGCGATATTGATCCCCATGATCACAAGTTTTTAACGGGAGAGCGATCGGAGGAAGGATTCTATTATGTCCGAAATGGATTGGATCAGGCGATTTCTCGCGGACTGGCATATGCTCCTTATGCTGATTTGGTTTGGTGTGAAACGTCTAAACCGGATCTTCATGAGGCGCGTATATTTGCTGATGCCATCCATGAGAAGTACCCCGATAAACTGCTGGCCTACAACTGTTCACCATCGTTCAACTGGAAAAAGAATCTTACAGATACAGATATTGCCATTTTTCAGCGTGAATTAGCGGCTATGGGCTATAAGTTTCAGTTTGTGACACTGGCCGGATTCCATTCGCTCAATTACAGCATGTTTAACCTTGCTCGGCGGTATCGCGATGAAGGTATGGCTGCTTATTCGGAGCTGCAGGAAGCTGAGTTTGCGGGTGAGGCGTATGGCTATACTGCTACAAAGCACCAGCGAGAGGTCGGTACCGGCTACTTCGATACGGTTAAAAAATCGATTGATGGAAAAGAAAGTTCAACGCTTGCACTTAGTGGGTCTACCGAAGAAGCGCAGTTTGTGTGA
- a CDS encoding SIMPL domain-containing protein, protein MRTLTLFISLFLITTIAQAQNEISINATAQVAVPADEIAFQINLNAEAETSQEAYDLHKKREKVLVELLKEHDIKEENIDFEPISINKSYSDQYSRDQKEVIQTSQMVVLTLSDFDIYEQIQITLISNDFDEFSGNFMSSESEKGEEEALKKALNMARDKAELIAQESGVTITGIKNINYSYHHRPPQPMMEMSARKSSDSLLEFDQSVSVSANVSVVYTFEQ, encoded by the coding sequence ATGAGAACACTGACATTATTTATTTCACTATTTTTAATTACGACCATTGCTCAAGCTCAAAATGAAATTTCTATCAATGCCACTGCCCAAGTGGCCGTTCCCGCTGATGAAATTGCCTTTCAAATTAATCTGAATGCAGAGGCTGAAACTTCACAAGAAGCATATGACTTGCATAAAAAACGAGAAAAAGTACTTGTAGAGCTCTTGAAAGAACATGATATCAAGGAAGAAAATATCGATTTTGAACCTATTTCTATCAATAAGAGCTACAGTGATCAATATTCCCGAGACCAGAAGGAAGTTATCCAAACAAGCCAGATGGTGGTGCTAACGTTGAGTGATTTTGATATCTATGAACAAATCCAAATCACCTTAATTAGCAATGATTTTGATGAATTCAGTGGTAATTTCATGTCCAGCGAATCGGAAAAAGGAGAAGAGGAAGCACTAAAAAAAGCACTTAACATGGCGCGTGATAAGGCAGAGCTCATTGCCCAAGAATCAGGAGTAACGATTACAGGAATTAAAAACATTAATTACTCCTACCATCACCGCCCACCGCAACCCATGATGGAAATGTCAGCAAGAAAATCATCCGACAGCCTCCTCGAATTTGACCAATCCGTAAGCGTATCAGCGAATGTTTCCGTTGTTTACACTTTTGAACAGTAA
- a CDS encoding threonine/serine dehydratase — protein MNLFEEIEQAYKRIKNDVYQTPLLYSNWLSDHCNGDVYLKLESEQITGSFKARGSLNKLKWIQEQNINALPVTASTGNHGLGFARACDLLGIKGKVFLPHNAVTSKVKAIRAFDIEIEFHGDDPYTTEMYARKTADKQGWIYISPYNDTQIIAGQGTIGIEMLSHISPPDNLLATVGGGGLISGIGSYLKKQSPDTKIIGCQPENSPEMSVSVQSGEYKEVESKPTLSDGSAGGFERDSITFDLCKKLVDDFILISEDEIAGAIRSMIKHHSKLVEGSAGVAIASLLKHPERFADQTTIIVVCGANISEDKLQSVLCE, from the coding sequence ATGAACTTATTTGAAGAAATTGAACAGGCGTACAAGCGTATCAAAAATGATGTGTACCAAACACCCCTGTTATATTCCAACTGGTTAAGTGATCACTGCAACGGAGATGTATATCTAAAGCTGGAAAGCGAACAAATTACCGGGTCGTTTAAAGCACGAGGCAGCCTTAATAAACTCAAGTGGATTCAAGAACAAAATATTAACGCATTACCCGTTACCGCATCCACCGGAAATCACGGACTGGGTTTTGCCCGCGCGTGCGACTTATTGGGAATTAAGGGGAAGGTTTTTCTGCCGCATAATGCCGTTACCTCTAAAGTAAAGGCTATTCGGGCATTTGATATAGAAATCGAATTCCACGGGGATGATCCCTATACAACAGAAATGTATGCTCGTAAAACTGCTGACAAACAGGGATGGATCTACATATCTCCTTATAACGATACACAGATCATTGCGGGTCAGGGAACCATCGGCATAGAAATGCTCTCCCATATATCCCCTCCTGATAATTTACTGGCTACTGTGGGCGGCGGTGGGCTTATCTCGGGCATTGGCAGCTATCTAAAAAAGCAATCTCCTGATACCAAAATTATCGGATGTCAGCCTGAAAACTCACCGGAAATGAGTGTGAGTGTACAATCCGGAGAATACAAAGAAGTAGAATCGAAGCCAACGCTTTCGGACGGCTCGGCCGGGGGATTTGAACGAGACTCCATCACCTTTGACCTGTGCAAAAAACTGGTGGATGATTTTATTTTAATTTCTGAAGACGAAATTGCCGGGGCAATTCGTTCTATGATCAAGCACCACAGCAAGTTAGTAGAGGGATCGGCGGGCGTTGCCATTGCCAGTTTATTAAAACATCCCGAACGTTTTGCCGATCAAACCACGATTATCGTTGTTTGTGGGGCCAACATTTCGGAAGATAAATTGCAATCCGTTTTATGTGAGTAA
- a CDS encoding MutS family DNA mismatch repair protein — translation MNTYSRQSLQNALQNQVRRLQHKIKSLDQLSGRLSMGRLAGFIGGLALVYTAGQWGPEWLFWVTLLLFIVGFSQLARFHKKVEQHQEEFEIWKAIRQKHIARQTLDWPQIPERSPSKNYEKHPFANDLDIIGKHSLLQLMDTSTYQGSTDKLTEYLLERKPNPQKTKDRQAIIKELTNLPQFRDRLHLLAELNGKQELDNDWDLDQLLAYLHKSEVVNYILPLAVLGTLAGVNIVLLVLYLMGMMAPYVIITFVAYLVIYNFNSEKISGLYTEAHQIEKQLSKFNGVLHFLETYNYDSKEKLKAFCSPFWSSDYSPSKYVKGIIRIAGAASSQQSEIVWVLLNFLVPWDLYFAQKLSRYKKELAPKLDEWLTHFYQLEAFSSMANFGWLHPEYQFSIPDKKSDNPFTAKRLGHPLIPHDEKVTNDISIDEKGDILLITGSNMAGKSTFLRTMGINLSLCFAGAPVNASSFQIIPFRIYSSINVTDSLDDGLSHFYAEVKRLRGLLELLNDNHETPVFFLVDEIYRGTNNRERLQGSEAFLKNVAGKNGVGLVSTHDLELAQLEESIPELSNWHFAETIEGNKMRFEYKLKPGPCPSTNALKIMEMEGLPT, via the coding sequence ATGAATACCTATTCACGACAGTCATTACAAAACGCACTCCAAAACCAAGTCCGGCGTTTACAACACAAAATAAAATCCCTTGATCAACTAAGCGGGCGACTCTCGATGGGTCGGCTTGCAGGATTTATAGGAGGACTTGCCTTGGTTTATACAGCTGGACAATGGGGACCGGAATGGCTGTTTTGGGTTACACTTTTACTTTTCATTGTAGGATTTAGTCAGCTGGCCCGCTTTCACAAAAAGGTAGAACAACACCAAGAAGAATTTGAAATTTGGAAAGCCATCCGTCAAAAACATATTGCACGACAAACACTGGACTGGCCTCAGATTCCAGAACGTTCTCCTTCTAAAAATTACGAAAAACATCCCTTTGCTAACGACCTCGACATTATTGGCAAACACTCCCTGTTGCAACTTATGGATACCTCAACCTACCAGGGAAGTACTGATAAGCTCACAGAATATTTGTTGGAGCGTAAACCCAATCCCCAAAAAACAAAAGATCGTCAGGCCATTATTAAAGAGCTAACCAATCTGCCGCAATTTCGGGACCGACTGCACCTGCTGGCCGAGCTAAATGGTAAGCAAGAACTTGATAACGACTGGGATCTTGATCAGCTGTTGGCCTATCTGCATAAATCAGAAGTCGTCAACTATATCCTGCCTCTTGCCGTACTCGGTACTCTTGCCGGGGTAAACATTGTTTTACTGGTATTATATTTAATGGGCATGATGGCTCCTTATGTAATTATTACTTTCGTGGCTTATTTGGTGATCTACAACTTTAACAGCGAAAAAATATCTGGCCTTTATACCGAAGCTCACCAAATTGAGAAACAGCTTAGCAAATTTAACGGGGTCCTTCATTTCCTGGAAACCTATAACTACGATTCTAAAGAAAAGCTCAAAGCTTTTTGTAGTCCCTTTTGGAGCAGCGACTATTCACCCTCAAAATATGTGAAGGGAATTATTCGAATTGCCGGAGCCGCCTCATCGCAACAGAGCGAAATTGTGTGGGTACTACTTAATTTTTTGGTCCCCTGGGATCTGTACTTTGCGCAAAAATTGAGTCGCTATAAAAAAGAGTTAGCACCAAAACTGGATGAATGGCTCACTCATTTCTATCAGCTTGAGGCCTTCAGTTCAATGGCTAACTTCGGTTGGTTACATCCGGAGTACCAGTTTTCAATTCCTGATAAAAAATCTGATAACCCGTTTACTGCCAAAAGATTGGGACACCCTCTCATTCCTCATGATGAAAAAGTAACCAATGACATTTCAATTGATGAGAAAGGTGACATCCTGCTAATTACTGGTTCTAACATGGCGGGGAAAAGTACTTTCTTGCGAACGATGGGAATCAATCTGTCACTCTGCTTTGCTGGTGCCCCCGTTAATGCTTCATCGTTTCAAATTATTCCGTTTCGTATTTACAGCAGCATCAACGTCACTGACTCGCTGGACGATGGGCTTTCTCACTTTTACGCTGAGGTCAAACGCCTGCGCGGCTTACTTGAACTGCTCAACGATAATCATGAGACACCGGTGTTCTTTCTGGTCGATGAGATATATCGGGGTACGAACAATCGGGAACGCCTGCAAGGCAGTGAGGCTTTCTTAAAAAATGTAGCCGGTAAAAACGGTGTGGGATTAGTTTCCACGCATGACCTGGAGTTGGCTCAATTGGAAGAATCAATTCCTGAATTAAGTAACTGGCACTTTGCCGAAACCATTGAAGGCAACAAGATGAGATTTGAATATAAGTTAAAACCCGGCCCCTGTCCTTCTACCAATGCGCTCAAAATTATGGAGATGGAAGGATTACCAACTTGA
- a CDS encoding DUF305 domain-containing protein, with protein sequence MYLRILGAALIMLSAVACQSTKETTSKSESSVSQDTSELEELYWQRIDEKKSSFTEADVKFMTGMIAHHAQALVMSRLAPKNGASPAVQRLASRIINAQQDEIATMQQWLKDRDQPVPQIEIDGLNLMIEINGEPYTMYKKMRGVLSDQQIEELAAAKNSTFDKLFLKYMIEHHSGAVYMVENLFSKDGAAQDRAAFRLASDIQVDQRTEIDRMQQMLDQLTKSG encoded by the coding sequence ATGTATTTACGAATACTTGGGGCAGCACTGATTATGTTGAGTGCTGTAGCTTGCCAATCCACGAAAGAAACAACAAGTAAATCAGAATCCTCTGTATCGCAAGATACCTCAGAACTTGAAGAACTATACTGGCAACGTATCGATGAAAAAAAATCCTCTTTTACTGAGGCTGATGTAAAATTTATGACGGGCATGATTGCTCACCATGCCCAAGCCCTTGTTATGTCACGGCTGGCGCCTAAAAATGGAGCAAGTCCTGCCGTTCAGCGGCTTGCATCCCGGATCATTAATGCCCAGCAAGATGAAATTGCTACTATGCAGCAATGGCTTAAAGATCGAGATCAGCCAGTTCCTCAGATTGAGATCGATGGTCTTAACCTGATGATTGAAATTAATGGCGAACCCTATACCATGTATAAAAAGATGCGGGGCGTTCTTTCCGACCAACAGATTGAGGAGTTGGCTGCTGCAAAAAATTCTACATTTGATAAACTTTTTCTCAAATACATGATTGAGCATCATTCCGGAGCGGTATATATGGTCGAAAACCTGTTTAGTAAAGATGGAGCAGCACAAGACCGTGCAGCGTTCCGTCTCGCATCCGATATTCAGGTAGACCAACGCACCGAAATTGATCGGATGCAACAAATGCTCGATCAGCTTACCAAATCAGGATAA